The DNA segment atattattattaataatattacactttttttttttgcttttttaccataccatttagatttatttggatttaatttcttattttaaataattgtgagtttggggtgttttttttattttttaaaaatatagatttttttctattgtttttttccttcgttttcatgtgttttctttttgaattcTCTGCATTGggttacttttaatacttttaagtacatttatctgattatacttatttacttttacgTAAGTaccattttcagtgcaggacttttacgtGTTagtgtattttcacagtgtgctATAACTACTTCTTTCACCAATGGTTGTGGGGTGCAGGTGGCTATATATTCAGGTGCTATTTCCAATCATAttgctttttcttattcaacTCAAACGGCACTGAATTGCCAGCACGCAGCTTTCTCCAGCTCTTGACCTGCTGCTCTGTTGCATGTGCGCAGGAGTCACTATGGCCTACGTGAACCCCAGCCTGACAGGCCACAAGACGTCAGCCACCGTCGACGCTCGCCAGAGAGAGTACCTGCTGGACATGATCCCCTCTCGCTCGTCGATCTCGCAGACTGCAAACACATGGAAATAATTTCAACAGTACTCAAGTactattacatttattttcaagttCCTCAGCTCCATTAATAAGGTCAACAGCAACCCCTGGAGGACTGTTCAGCAAATACAATCTCTCAAAGTGAAGAAACGTTCCTTCCTTACCTAAGTatgattgtattttttagttttcttattttctgttgtttattttgagaATCGCTGTTTTTTGGTAATTGTGCAGAAATCATTTTGATTGGGGCAAAGAAAATACTTGAAGGGCTTCCCCCGGGGTACTCTTGTCCTCTAGACTGGGCGGGTAAATGATGGTGTACAGAGGGTTATGTGTGCATTGTACTTTGATTAAAAGTAAGTACTCTGTTATGGGCTTGTTAGCCCTTTCTGCCATGATGTGGGTCAAACTGATCCAACCTATTGACACTTGAATGGTTATATTCATACCCAAGAGTTCACATTcaacaaaatacacatttattttaagcaaaaacaaaataactgagtTGTAAAATGTTCAGTACATCACTCCTGTAGTTAAAggttttgaattttattttgtatttacagtaagttattttgttttctttttggttatttttcagtATATTGTGGTTTCCACAAATGAAGAGTTAATTCTAGCTTTTTTCTCCCCTGTTTAACAGCATGCTTACCCGTAACCCCTCTGTTCCTTTTACACCGTAGCTGAAGAAGCGTGGTGTTGTTGCTTAACTCATCTGTAATTACCATCCGTAATCTGCTTATTTTATATCAATGTCAACATTGTAAGATTATTTTGAGTGTTATGTCATTGCTGAGAAAATGCAAACTCTGAAGGAGCTGAACTTGTCACACTGGAGCCAGAGAACTTGCCTGAGATTTATTCAGCTATAATCCATTGCATACGCGGCGTACATGTAGCCCTGAATCATTTCTATAAGGGGCGATCTCCCAGCTACCAAGAACCTGGAATACACATGAAACCTTTATCTTTTACCCCTCACCATACTACAGAATTTCTCTGCTTCCCAATCTTAACTGCATTGtacaaacatgttaaaatttaTTTGGTTTACTTTTTTCCTAGCTcctaaagaaataataaaaatatacattttaaagacttgGTTTCATCTATGGTGTTTGGGGGGGTCAGTATACATCCAAACATAATGACTCCTCCAGTGCGTAGGTCAAACATTGAAGCGAAACTTAAGAGTAGACAAAGAACATTTCACTGAgcaaaaatgtaacaaagagGGCTCAGATAACCGTTTGTAAGCGAGCTGATAACAGGAAAGACAGGTTGTTGAAATCACAGACAAAAGGAGAGAACACCATAAATGAACAGAGAAGAGTTTTTACTataatttttattcttattttttacaaattgatttaaatgcaataaaaaaaacagatggtaagtagttttgtaaaatatgctaccttgtttttttcaagcaaattggtttgatttcttctcaaccatagtaagaaaaaaaaaagcaatgagcaacttggcaagattGAAGATTTAAAGATAAGCCAGAGAACAGCACTtctaattaccataattataaaCTGAAAATTATGCAATGCAATTACTAGTATTTTTAAACACCCTTTTCAAacaatttaattgtttttgtgtttattttcaagtgattgtaactttttactaattccttgctcAATATTGGATCATGCTtcccaagttgctcactgtatTTTTCccgtttgtgaaagaaatcagtaaaaataataacGTTATTTACAGAGCACTTTTAAAAGGACGGttaacaaagtgctttgacaaacaaagcaaagccgAGGCAGTGAACcccacactttttaaaacaattcagGTTAGTCAATAATGCAGAACAAAGGCCAGAAAGAGTTATGGCAGAGTTAGAGGTGGAAATAATGGtagaaaaatacagtaacaaaataaaggcagtaGACACAGAGCATTAGTAATAACTCTAACAGTAACCCTAACCCTGGaattaaaagataaacaaaaaaaattaaaagacaacatcacataaaagcaaatctataaaaatgggtttcaGGAAATGATTTAAAgcaagtcactgattctgccgGCCACTGTGCTCAGgtttgaaaatgtacaaaatacaaacaaaaaaaaaagagcaaggcaCGAACCATTAACTTTGACATATGACAACAGCTTAAGAGCTTTCTTGTCTTTGACAGGTTTCAGTGATTTTCTCATTCTTCAACAGttcaaactgctgaaaatatacaaatttatGTATGAAAAACTCACCCAGCAAGAAAACAATGCTGAGAATAAAGTCCTTGTTTTAAACACAAATGTCTTCACTGTCAAGTGTGACAGCTCAGCCTCTCTGAACTGTAAGCAGCCCCGCACGTCTGCCATGTGTAAAAATAAGTAGTCGTCAGCCGGACAGGTGGTGGCGGTAGAGCGACAGAATCCTCTCCGCACCAAAGAAGAAGATTTCCTGCAGTGACGTCACCGGCGTTGTGGAGAGGAGAAGCCGGAGTAAGATGGCGGGGTCCAAGGTGAAGCAGGACATGCCTCCTCCGGGAGGCTATGCTGCTTTTGACTACAAGAGAAATCTGCCGAAACGAGGACTCTCAGGTACTTACATGTCAAACGAAGTTAGCGACACAAACAAATCCGCACACGAGCTGTTAAATACGCACAGGCCCGAGGACATCTGCTACTTAGTAAACACAAGCTAATGCTAACAGAAGCTAACGCTAACGGGTCAGCGTCAGTTAGAAACAAAAGATAATCTGATAAAATGGAAATGATAAAATTGTTGGAGGCTCGGTAGTTGGTATCTATCATATGGAGCAACTATGCAAGTTTCGGTTTTCTGTATAACATGAAAGTCACTAAAAATGTTTACTAGTTGTTGACAGTGATGATAGCTACTTGCTAACTAGCTACCATAGCTGCTTGGTTTACAGCAGGCTCAGTCTGAGTGTGCTACATGGCTCTAAAAAGGGTACTAGATTAATATTTGATGAAGTGCAGTTCACTGTGCAACTGGAATAAACCATACAGCTTACCAGCTGTGTGGGTATCTTGAGATCAATCTGTTTAAGGTATTGTTTGaatcaggactgatgttgaacctaaaggggaacaccacctaacttattattatttccatggCCGAGGAGAGTTAGTCAGTGTtagtgaacatgagctactctgtcacagccagaaactacAGAAGTAAGTCAAGTCTGATGCCACAGGTTATaaatcagggatactcaacttgctttggttgagggccactttttcaaaatgttaggAGGCCAAGGGACAGTTACTTGCTAGgattttgcaggattttagcacgttcCCAGGACATTTCGAAGATTAtagaacatttgtaggattttagaacatttctcagattttaggacttttccaagattgttggacatttcaaggattttaaaatgtttatttgagTGTAGGACATTTATCAGGTTTCTAAGGAATttcagttgggttttttttttttttttaggattttggcatgtttctaagatttaggatgtttctaggacttttaggatatttatcagattttttaaaagtttctagaattttagggcatttctaggattataggatgcCTCTAGAGCTTTAGGCATTAGGGACTTAGCTCTGACCTCTTTTAAAGGGTGCTGGGGATCCTCCAATTGGGAcctctttttaaagaaacaagctctattttgatgctgttttatgcactctggcacctatACTAAAAGTTCAAAACAATTCCCAGCGTGAATCACTGgctaattcagctcctggtaaaacaCCTCTTGAATAATGAGTACTGAAGGAATTTCAACCCTGGAGCCGTTTAAGATGGTTGctatctgcagtcctcactgcagAATGCCACAAAATCACCCTAAAAGGGCACACTATTcctttatatatacagtatgtgtctgTATACTGTGTTCTGTATACTGTTGAGAGGACAGATTTCATGAGTGTGAAGTCACTTTCACAAAGGTCCTGACACAGGGAAAAAGCCACCTCTATGATACGCTGTaagcagcctttttttttttttttttttttaattctcaaaGTTGTTGTTGGCTAAATGCCAgaatattttatcaaataaattatttttcatagcACTGGCTGCCCTAAAATGGTGCAGCAGGTCCTGgcgatgttgaaaaaatgggtgTGAAGCTGAGATGCGCAGCAAGTCAAATATTTCAGTGTCTGAATATATAACTGCTGCCAGTCATCAAAAGCCTGTTTGTATGTGGATGCCGTATGATAGTGGAAACCACAGTTTTTTCTCTTCGGTTAATGTTGGAACACTGAAACTTGATAATGTAGCCTGGATTTTGCACCAAACCCGGCATTAATTATCTGTGGTAAAACACAATGTTGCCTTAAACCGTCactaatcactttttttaatctatagGATATAGCATGTTCGGCATTGGCATTGGCATCATGGTGTTTGGTTATTGGAGGCTTTTTAGCtggaacagagagaggaggtagGACATTTCTTCCAGTTATGTCACACTCTGTATAATATTTCACAGCCCGGCTGGAACCAgtgctgatgtgtttgtttgttgcaggCGTTTGCAGATTGAGGAGCTGGAAGCCAGGATAGCCCTGCTGCCCCTGCTGCAGGCGGAGCATGACCGAAAGTAACTAAAAGAAAACCCTCGTACCCAACACATTTGGTTTTTAAACCTACTGGTAAATCTTTCATGTTAGCTGTTACGTTAACAGATTATTGGTTGTGTGTCCAGGTCCTTACGTATGCTACGGGAAAATCTAGAAGAGGAGGCGATCCTCATGAAGGATGTTCCCGACTGGAAGGTAAAGAAAAGCTGTGATTTCTCACTGAATTGCTGTTCATATGTGATGATTTCAGCCCACTGCTGTTGTGAAACTCCTAGTAGCC comes from the Plectropomus leopardus isolate mb chromosome 12, YSFRI_Pleo_2.0, whole genome shotgun sequence genome and includes:
- the ndufa13 gene encoding NADH dehydrogenase [ubiquinone] 1 alpha subcomplex subunit 13, translated to MAGSKVKQDMPPPGGYAAFDYKRNLPKRGLSGYSMFGIGIGIMVFGYWRLFSWNRERRRLQIEELEARIALLPLLQAEHDRKSLRMLRENLEEEAILMKDVPDWKVGESVFHTDRWVTPLSDELFNLRPREELLHTRYGFTWYV